From Woronichinia naegeliana WA131, the proteins below share one genomic window:
- a CDS encoding IS630 family transposase, which yields MIKLEFTEEDKRLLSYGRFNHPHPRVQLKMEVLWLKSQGLSHQKIAQFAGVSVNTVTSYIRDYQEGGIEKLKEIKFNRPKSELTEHQGTIEAYFESNPPATINEAVKRIEELTGIKRSPTQVRKFLKSIGMRCLKVGTIPSKADVEAQDSYREKELEPRLEEAKAGKRAVFFVDASHFVMGAFVNFIWCFKRIFIKSPSGRKRFNVLGALNAITHEVIMVTNSSYITGTQVCELLEKIAELGLLIPITLVLDNARYQKCRIVQELAESLGIELLYLPPYSPNLNLIERLWKFVKKKCLYAKYYEDFTQFSAAISGCLEDANVKYKEELDSLLTLRFQRFDKSQIMNV from the coding sequence ATGATTAAGTTAGAATTTACAGAAGAAGACAAAAGACTGTTGTCTTACGGTCGGTTTAATCACCCGCATCCTAGAGTGCAGCTAAAGATGGAAGTTTTATGGCTAAAAAGTCAGGGATTGTCTCATCAAAAAATTGCTCAATTCGCAGGAGTTTCAGTAAATACGGTGACAAGCTATATCCGTGATTATCAAGAGGGCGGGATAGAAAAACTAAAAGAAATAAAATTTAATCGCCCGAAAAGCGAGTTAACAGAGCATCAAGGGACAATTGAGGCATATTTTGAGTCAAATCCACCAGCAACAATAAATGAAGCAGTAAAAAGAATAGAAGAATTAACAGGAATAAAAAGAAGTCCGACGCAAGTCAGAAAATTTTTAAAGTCAATAGGAATGAGGTGTCTAAAGGTGGGAACAATTCCATCAAAAGCAGATGTAGAAGCTCAGGATAGCTATAGAGAAAAAGAGCTAGAACCAAGGCTAGAAGAGGCAAAAGCAGGAAAAAGGGCAGTTTTCTTTGTAGATGCCTCTCATTTTGTAATGGGAGCATTTGTAAATTTTATATGGTGCTTCAAGAGGATTTTTATTAAGTCACCATCAGGGAGAAAACGTTTTAATGTGTTAGGAGCATTAAATGCAATTACCCATGAAGTAATTATGGTAACGAACAGTTCTTATATTACGGGAACTCAGGTTTGTGAACTCCTAGAAAAGATAGCAGAATTAGGACTATTAATACCGATTACGTTGGTATTAGACAATGCTCGTTATCAAAAATGCCGAATTGTGCAGGAGTTGGCAGAATCATTAGGAATAGAGTTACTGTACTTACCTCCTTATTCTCCTAACTTGAATTTAATTGAAAGACTGTGGAAGTTTGTGAAGAAGAAGTGTTTATACGCAAAATATTATGAAGATTTTACGCAGTTTTCTGCAGCAATTTCAGGATGTCTTGAGGATGCTAACGTAAAATATAAGGAGGAGCTTGATTCTCTGCTCACCTTACGATTTCAACGCTTTGATAAATCTCAGATTATGAACGTTTGA
- a CDS encoding ABC transporter permease, with the protein MRKLIIMAAEILGWWGVPLGIIGGAIRGSAPFLFVSLGECLTEKSGKINLGLEGTMLIGAMSAYATSYLTGSPWFGVLIAGIAGMFLGLIHGWLCQQPRVSDVAVGIAMIIFGSGVAFFFGKPFIKPAAPQLPAFSLADWTNIPAVQSAFKICPLFLIGIAIAPLMYFFFRSTRWGLYIRAVGDSPDAARAMGISIFQVRLISIVAGSFLAGIGGAYLSLYYPGSWNEGISSGQGLMAVALVIFARWNPIQCLYASLLFGGAQAIGPALQAVGVDSYYYLFNASPYILTLLIMIITCSPKRTLSGVPGALGSNS; encoded by the coding sequence TTGAGGAAATTAATCATTATGGCGGCAGAAATTCTGGGATGGTGGGGTGTTCCTTTGGGCATTATCGGTGGAGCGATTAGGGGTAGTGCGCCTTTTCTCTTTGTCAGTTTGGGAGAATGTCTGACCGAAAAAAGTGGCAAAATTAATCTTGGATTAGAAGGAACCATGCTCATCGGTGCGATGAGTGCCTACGCAACTTCCTATCTGACGGGTTCACCTTGGTTTGGCGTTTTAATTGCGGGTATAGCGGGAATGTTTTTGGGCTTGATTCACGGTTGGCTTTGTCAACAGCCCAGGGTGAGTGATGTGGCAGTAGGAATTGCCATGATTATTTTTGGCAGTGGGGTTGCCTTTTTCTTTGGTAAACCCTTTATTAAACCCGCCGCTCCCCAACTACCCGCATTTTCCCTAGCCGATTGGACTAATATTCCAGCCGTTCAATCCGCGTTTAAAATCTGTCCTCTCTTTCTCATCGGTATTGCGATCGCGCCCTTAATGTACTTCTTTTTCCGCTCTACCCGTTGGGGTTTGTATATTCGGGCCGTGGGAGACAGTCCTGATGCCGCCAGAGCTATGGGCATTTCAATTTTTCAAGTACGTTTAATTAGCATTGTTGCGGGCAGTTTTTTAGCAGGCATTGGTGGAGCCTATTTATCGCTTTACTATCCTGGTAGTTGGAACGAAGGTATTTCCAGTGGTCAAGGATTAATGGCCGTTGCTTTAGTCATTTTTGCCCGTTGGAACCCCATTCAATGTCTTTATGCTTCTTTGCTTTTTGGAGGTGCTCAAGCGATTGGCCCCGCCTTACAAGCTGTTGGCGTTGATTCTTACTATTATCTTTTTAATGCCTCACCTTACATTTTGACCTTACTAATTATGATTATTACCTGTTCTCCTAAACGCACTTTATCGGGTGTGCCTGGAGCTTTGGGAAGCAATAGTTAA
- a CDS encoding type II toxin-antitoxin system RelE/ParE family toxin encodes MFKLRIGDYRVIYSFDDDFITIHQVDHRRDIYSD; translated from the coding sequence TTGTTTAAACTTAGAATTGGCGATTACAGGGTTATATATTCTTTTGATGATGACTTTATCACGATTCATCAAGTTGATCATCGTCGGGATATTTATTCTGATTAG
- a CDS encoding DNA integrity scanning protein DisA nucleotide-binding domain protein: MWEWQHVFQNSVETLLEQVLKILEVQAQINTFILGIPASSEDNNLIYFQPEFCGFSSNQFSTIFSIARDIFENDPEQNIFMTASHLNQAHKDSLYPKALKEAAEFILNEDNVSQEFISFCSFPIKMNNHWIITVIQIDKSDFYKQYQLTQKIYELNDYHKYRIARSFFEAIIWVILSKSEQELQKSSRGENYFLSDNERVLEDAASNLLKSIKVRINNFGGDLLELGNIISSERYEGLGSKGRLVICKKDNPHILVKVNLKKAISINNYRGIRKLLEVSSPTMALLCDSKNVWGLGLPLDSYEPHCEDLFEIKFTEHYAWELVHAGNVMLRVKYRRPRLPKERFNQDQFCDYLYLLFGIDKNQESLNFLIEAISAAVDQCHGTMIVVTPEAESETERLSYQSTCITPILASKEIISHLSSVDGAIVMSPDGFIHSFGVILDGVATQNGNPARGARFNSAIRYVDGQKNNNVNCLAVIVSEDGYVNFYPSLRPRIQRSYVDQLLNDLDKYSRFSQDFDEDQSISTLSRLEKLRFYLLKSDIERANIAKNIIVSFINGKRSEEMSRTGLGYIMYEIQDFIFDPAMTEAYYF, encoded by the coding sequence ATGTGGGAGTGGCAACACGTATTTCAAAATTCAGTTGAAACTCTTTTAGAGCAAGTCTTAAAGATTTTAGAAGTTCAAGCACAGATAAATACCTTTATTCTCGGAATTCCTGCTAGTAGTGAAGATAATAATTTAATTTATTTTCAGCCAGAATTTTGTGGATTTTCTTCAAATCAATTTTCAACAATTTTTTCTATCGCACGAGATATTTTTGAGAATGATCCTGAACAAAATATTTTTATGACAGCCTCTCACTTAAACCAGGCTCATAAAGATTCTCTCTATCCGAAAGCTTTGAAAGAAGCGGCTGAATTTATTTTAAATGAGGATAATGTATCACAAGAATTTATATCTTTTTGTAGTTTTCCAATAAAGATGAATAATCATTGGATTATAACTGTCATTCAAATTGACAAAAGCGATTTTTATAAACAATATCAATTAACACAAAAAATTTATGAGCTAAATGATTATCATAAATACAGAATTGCTCGATCCTTTTTTGAAGCTATTATATGGGTCATTCTATCAAAATCCGAACAAGAACTTCAGAAAAGCTCAAGGGGAGAAAATTATTTTTTATCTGATAATGAACGTGTTCTAGAAGATGCTGCATCCAATCTTCTTAAATCTATAAAAGTGCGGATTAATAACTTTGGAGGAGATTTGCTTGAGCTTGGAAACATTATTTCTTCTGAGCGTTATGAAGGTTTAGGAAGTAAAGGAAGGTTAGTAATTTGTAAAAAAGATAATCCGCATATTTTAGTTAAAGTCAATTTAAAAAAAGCAATTTCTATTAATAACTATCGTGGAATCAGAAAACTATTAGAAGTATCCAGCCCAACGATGGCTTTATTATGTGATAGTAAGAATGTCTGGGGTCTAGGATTACCCTTAGATAGCTACGAGCCTCATTGCGAAGACTTGTTTGAAATTAAATTTACAGAACATTATGCTTGGGAACTTGTTCATGCAGGAAATGTAATGCTCAGAGTTAAGTATAGACGACCACGTTTACCCAAAGAACGCTTTAATCAGGATCAGTTTTGCGATTATTTATATCTTCTTTTTGGAATTGATAAAAATCAAGAATCCTTGAATTTTCTAATTGAAGCAATTAGTGCAGCAGTTGACCAGTGTCACGGTACAATGATTGTTGTCACTCCTGAAGCAGAGAGCGAGACTGAGCGTTTAAGTTATCAAAGCACCTGTATTACACCAATCCTTGCTTCTAAAGAAATTATCTCTCATCTTTCTAGTGTTGATGGCGCAATTGTAATGTCACCCGATGGTTTCATACATTCATTTGGGGTCATTCTTGACGGGGTGGCAACACAAAATGGTAATCCAGCGAGAGGAGCCAGGTTTAATTCAGCTATCCGATATGTAGATGGTCAAAAAAATAACAATGTGAATTGTTTAGCCGTAATTGTTTCAGAAGATGGCTATGTGAATTTTTATCCTAGCTTAAGACCTCGTATTCAACGCTCCTACGTTGATCAGCTATTAAATGATCTTGACAAATATTCACGTTTTTCCCAAGATTTTGACGAAGATCAATCTATATCAACTCTTAGCAGATTAGAAAAACTGCGTTTTTATTTGCTGAAAAGTGATATTGAACGTGCGAACATAGCGAAGAATATTATAGTCAGTTTTATAAATGGTAAACGGTCAGAAGAAATGAGTAGAACTGGTTTAGGTTATATCATGTATGAAATTCAGGATTTTATTTTTGATCCAGCAATGACAGAGGCATACTACTTTTGA
- a CDS encoding BMP family ABC transporter substrate-binding protein has product MTSRHFHLSRRQIIRGILATTAFGVTAKLGTGCSPVANENPNTTTSPSAAESSAKDLIIGFIYVGPKDDFGYSQAHAEGAAGIAKLPGVKIVEQASVPETTEVQEAMRSMIEQDGVQVIFPTSFGYFDPHVLKMAKEFPDVQFLHAGGLYKPDVHPKNVGTYFSYIDEAQYIAGIVAARTSKTGKLGFIAAKPIPQVLRNINSFTLGARSVNPKATTQVVFTGDWSEPVKEAESANSMADQGIDVITCHVDSPKVIVETAQKRGIFSSGYHASQAKLDPKGYLTGAEWDWTSIYTDYVDMIKAGKTLMNGGIPHLVRGGFKEHFIKLSPYGPAVSEATRKEADAVKAKFMAGTMVIYKGEIKDNKGKVVVPAGKEYKQQDIELEKMNWLVEGVIGTTS; this is encoded by the coding sequence ATGACATCGAGACATTTTCATCTTTCTCGCCGTCAAATCATTCGGGGAATCTTAGCGACAACGGCTTTTGGTGTAACAGCGAAATTGGGGACGGGCTGTAGTCCTGTGGCTAACGAGAATCCCAACACGACCACCTCCCCCAGTGCGGCTGAAAGTTCAGCAAAAGATTTAATTATTGGCTTTATCTATGTTGGGCCAAAAGATGACTTTGGTTACAGTCAGGCCCATGCAGAAGGGGCGGCGGGCATTGCCAAACTACCCGGTGTAAAAATTGTGGAACAGGCCAGTGTGCCAGAAACCACAGAAGTTCAAGAAGCTATGCGTAGCATGATCGAACAAGATGGCGTCCAGGTGATCTTTCCCACTTCCTTTGGCTATTTCGATCCCCATGTTCTCAAAATGGCGAAGGAATTTCCCGATGTCCAATTTCTGCACGCAGGAGGACTTTATAAACCAGACGTTCACCCCAAAAATGTCGGGACTTATTTTAGTTATATTGATGAGGCCCAATACATTGCCGGAATTGTAGCGGCTCGTACCTCTAAAACCGGAAAACTGGGCTTTATTGCTGCCAAACCGATCCCTCAAGTTCTACGCAATATTAATAGTTTTACCCTGGGAGCAAGAAGTGTGAATCCGAAGGCAACAACCCAGGTAGTCTTTACGGGGGATTGGTCTGAACCAGTCAAAGAGGCTGAATCCGCTAATAGTATGGCTGACCAGGGCATTGATGTGATTACCTGCCATGTGGATAGTCCCAAAGTTATTGTGGAAACCGCTCAAAAACGCGGTATTTTCTCTTCGGGCTATCATGCCAGTCAAGCAAAACTCGACCCTAAAGGCTATTTAACAGGGGCTGAATGGGATTGGACAAGTATTTACACTGACTATGTAGATATGATTAAAGCGGGAAAAACCCTGATGAATGGTGGCATTCCCCATTTAGTTCGAGGTGGCTTTAAAGAGCATTTCATCAAGTTATCTCCCTATGGCCCTGCAGTTAGTGAAGCGACGAGAAAAGAGGCGGATGCGGTCAAAGCGAAGTTTATGGCCGGCACCATGGTGATTTATAAAGGAGAGATTAAAGATAATAAGGGCAAAGTTGTCGTCCCTGCTGGAAAAGAGTACAAGCAGCAGGATATTGAGCTAGAAAAAATGAATTGGCTTGTGGAAGGTGTGATTGGTACGACTAGTTAA
- a CDS encoding ABC transporter permease, which produces MMKGKSWQTMAEAICIPLGAILISLIIFGIFCAFAGADSLAVYGSIYKAAFGKWTSWQNTLIRASPLMLSALCTALPARLGLIIIGNEGALVMGGLGAASVGLAIASAPPTIVQIGMALGGMIAGGLWIAAVGALRHYRGVNETISSLLMNYIAIAILNHLVNGPMRDPSSLNKPSTYPILDINMLGTIPGTRIHYGLIYGLVACAVAYFLIQRTTFGFAARTAGGNIRAARLAGLPVGKLTLAICFLAGSCAGLAGMVEVAAVHGKANESLNANYGYGGILVAFIARHNPLAAALVSILLGGILASGGILQREHNLPDATVLVFQGIVFLIILYSESLYGKLGIFKEQETSKTLNQPAVSI; this is translated from the coding sequence ATGATGAAGGGCAAAAGTTGGCAAACTATGGCAGAGGCAATCTGTATTCCTCTGGGAGCGATCCTGATTTCTTTAATCATCTTTGGCATTTTTTGTGCCTTTGCGGGGGCCGATTCTTTGGCTGTTTATGGCTCAATTTACAAGGCCGCTTTTGGTAAATGGACTTCCTGGCAAAACACTTTAATTCGTGCCTCGCCTCTGATGTTAAGTGCCTTATGTACTGCTCTGCCTGCCCGTCTGGGTTTAATCATTATTGGTAATGAGGGGGCCTTAGTGATGGGGGGTTTGGGGGCGGCTTCTGTCGGTTTGGCGATCGCCTCTGCACCACCAACGATTGTTCAGATTGGCATGGCCCTAGGAGGAATGATTGCAGGTGGTCTTTGGATTGCCGCCGTAGGAGCTTTGCGCCATTATCGCGGGGTCAATGAAACCATTAGCAGTTTATTAATGAATTACATTGCGATCGCCATTCTCAACCATCTCGTCAATGGCCCCATGCGCGATCCCAGTTCCCTCAATAAACCCTCAACCTATCCCATTCTTGACATCAATATGTTAGGGACAATTCCAGGCACTAGGATACATTACGGTCTGATTTATGGCCTAGTCGCCTGTGCTGTGGCCTACTTTCTCATTCAACGAACCACCTTTGGTTTTGCAGCTCGGACGGCGGGAGGTAATATTCGTGCGGCGCGTCTAGCGGGTTTGCCCGTGGGTAAATTAACCCTGGCGATCTGTTTTCTGGCGGGTTCCTGTGCAGGCTTGGCGGGCATGGTAGAGGTGGCCGCAGTTCATGGTAAAGCTAATGAATCCCTCAATGCCAATTACGGTTATGGGGGAATTTTAGTGGCCTTTATTGCTCGTCATAATCCCTTAGCGGCAGCCCTAGTCTCGATTTTGTTGGGCGGTATTTTAGCTAGTGGAGGCATTCTACAACGAGAGCATAATTTGCCCGATGCAACGGTTTTAGTCTTTCAAGGTATCGTCTTTTTGATCATTCTCTATAGCGAGTCCCTCTATGGCAAGTTAGGAATTTTTAAAGAGCAAGAAACCAGCAAAACCCTAAATCAACCAGCAGTTAGCATTTAG
- a CDS encoding gamma-glutamylcyclotransferase yields MSDTLKLAVNGGLMRGFPDNQNLLAVNAVFVQEAQTKAIYRLFSIGDRHPAMMRVVEGGTSVAVEIWAVPLAGLGIVLQQEPPGLCIGKVLLENGEEVLGVLGEKICCDQGQEITEYGGWRNYLKTLTPS; encoded by the coding sequence ATGAGTGACACTTTAAAATTAGCCGTTAATGGTGGTTTAATGCGCGGTTTTCCCGACAATCAAAATCTGCTCGCCGTCAATGCCGTTTTTGTTCAAGAAGCCCAAACCAAAGCCATTTATCGCTTATTTTCTATCGGCGATCGCCATCCCGCCATGATGCGAGTCGTAGAAGGCGGAACCTCCGTCGCTGTTGAAATTTGGGCTGTTCCCCTAGCAGGTTTGGGAATTGTTTTACAACAGGAACCCCCAGGGCTATGTATTGGCAAAGTCCTTCTAGAAAATGGAGAAGAGGTTTTAGGCGTTTTAGGAGAAAAAATTTGTTGTGATCAAGGTCAAGAAATCACAGAATATGGCGGTTGGCGTAATTACCTTAAAACTCTAACTCCAAGTTAA
- a CDS encoding ISKra4 family transposase, with translation MTAKLINVEGSKIKIELTLELSRSMLDTEINIQKGLNEVGCIASKEALKYLDTDGSPLKIGEEIWKSKGEQPKEYQTPYGEVIVNRHVYQRSVGGKTYCPLEREARIIITSTPLLAKQVSSKMSGMAGKEVKNDLLENHGRKVALSYIQRLSEAVGSVVQAKEEAWSYAPPKEDSQIATVGIGLDGTCMLMCEDGYREAMVGTVSLYDSEGERQHTIYLGAAPEYGKKSFLERLEREIERAKKRYPEATLVGIADGAESNWKFLEKQTEEQILDFYHASGYLGALAEALHPNTVSKQKEWLTENCRELKHEKGKAGELLNLMKEVKEEKSHSKNLTEKLQAAITYYENHQHQMDYAEYLEKKYPIGSGVTEAACKTLVKQRLCCSGMRWKEKGAGIILSLRALVLTKERWSQFWAKLDQYGFPVEP, from the coding sequence ATGACAGCAAAACTAATTAATGTAGAGGGTTCAAAGATAAAAATAGAACTAACATTAGAACTCAGTCGTTCAATGTTGGATACAGAAATAAATATTCAAAAAGGCTTAAACGAAGTAGGTTGCATCGCCAGCAAAGAAGCCTTGAAATATTTAGATACAGATGGTTCACCCTTAAAAATCGGTGAAGAAATCTGGAAGAGTAAGGGAGAGCAACCGAAAGAATATCAAACACCTTATGGTGAGGTTATAGTGAATCGTCATGTATATCAGCGTTCAGTAGGAGGAAAAACGTATTGCCCCTTAGAAAGAGAAGCAAGGATAATCATAACATCAACGCCATTATTGGCAAAACAGGTATCCTCAAAAATGTCAGGGATGGCAGGCAAAGAGGTGAAAAATGATTTATTAGAAAATCATGGTAGAAAAGTAGCGCTATCCTATATCCAAAGATTGAGTGAAGCAGTAGGAAGTGTGGTACAGGCAAAAGAAGAAGCGTGGAGTTATGCCCCGCCCAAGGAGGATAGCCAAATTGCAACAGTGGGAATAGGATTAGATGGAACCTGTATGCTGATGTGTGAGGATGGCTACCGTGAAGCAATGGTGGGAACCGTTTCCCTATACGATAGTGAGGGAGAACGTCAACATACAATCTATCTAGGTGCGGCACCAGAGTATGGAAAAAAGAGTTTTCTAGAAAGATTAGAAAGAGAAATTGAGCGAGCGAAAAAACGTTATCCAGAGGCAACATTGGTCGGGATAGCAGACGGGGCAGAATCAAATTGGAAGTTTTTAGAAAAGCAAACGGAAGAACAGATATTAGATTTCTATCATGCCTCTGGTTACTTAGGTGCCTTGGCAGAAGCGTTGCATCCGAATACAGTGTCAAAACAAAAAGAATGGTTGACTGAAAATTGTCGAGAACTCAAGCATGAAAAAGGAAAAGCAGGAGAACTGCTAAATCTGATGAAAGAAGTCAAAGAAGAAAAAAGTCATTCTAAGAATCTTACCGAGAAACTACAAGCGGCGATTACTTATTACGAGAATCATCAGCATCAAATGGATTATGCTGAATACTTAGAGAAAAAGTATCCGATTGGTTCAGGTGTTACGGAAGCAGCTTGTAAGACGTTGGTCAAACAACGATTATGTTGTTCAGGGATGCGATGGAAGGAAAAAGGAGCAGGAATTATTTTGAGCCTACGAGCTTTGGTATTGACCAAGGAACGATGGAGTCAATTTTGGGCAAAACTTGATCAATATGGGTTCCCTGTAGAACCCTGA
- a CDS encoding DUF29 domain-containing protein codes for MITQTDYALWLDNTIGLLQRKKYDSVDWENLIEEIEQLGRSQRRELRNRLTTMLEHCLKLYYSNYNLDYRGWSETIKRSQRELKELLEESPSLKQYWDEIFLDCYSKALESLRENRDYQSFPFPDNCPFSQEISRILTQSFYRES; via the coding sequence ATGATAACCCAAACTGATTATGCCCTTTGGCTGGACAACACGATTGGCCTATTACAACGGAAAAAATACGATAGCGTTGACTGGGAGAATTTAATTGAGGAGATTGAGCAATTGGGTAGAAGTCAAAGACGAGAACTACGCAATCGGTTAACTACCATGCTAGAACACTGTCTCAAACTTTATTATTCCAACTACAATCTTGACTATCGGGGATGGTCGGAAACTATTAAGCGTAGTCAGCGAGAACTCAAAGAATTATTAGAAGAATCTCCTAGTCTCAAACAATATTGGGATGAAATATTCTTAGATTGTTATTCCAAAGCTTTAGAAAGTCTTAGAGAAAACCGAGATTATCAATCCTTTCCTTTCCCTGACAATTGTCCCTTTTCCCAGGAAATTAGTCGAATTTTAACTCAATCTTTTTACAGGGAAAGTTAA
- a CDS encoding Uma2 family endonuclease: MTFAEFLAYDDGTDNLYELENGELIQLPYESELNRRIAMFLLAYFLQQRIPFYRLSMKTEIAVYSRQVGVRSPDLIVFSEELATIMEGATRSLILMDMPPPLLVVEVVSPNQENRDYRYKRSEYAARGIAEYWIVDPITQKVTILEWVEGFYDEWVYEGETVIISSIFADLQLTAAQILHCS; encoded by the coding sequence ATGACATTTGCAGAATTTCTCGCCTATGACGACGGGACAGATAATTTATATGAATTAGAAAATGGAGAGTTAATTCAATTGCCCTATGAAAGCGAACTCAATCGGCGTATTGCCATGTTTTTATTGGCTTACTTTCTCCAGCAAAGGATTCCCTTTTATCGGTTGAGCATGAAAACAGAAATTGCCGTTTATAGCCGACAGGTAGGGGTGCGATCGCCTGATTTGATTGTGTTTTCCGAAGAATTGGCAACCATTATGGAAGGGGCAACGCGATCGCTGATTTTAATGGATATGCCTCCGCCCTTGTTGGTCGTTGAAGTCGTCAGTCCCAATCAGGAAAATCGAGATTATCGTTATAAACGCTCAGAATATGCGGCGCGGGGAATTGCAGAATATTGGATTGTTGATCCCATTACCCAAAAAGTAACGATTTTAGAATGGGTTGAGGGTTTTTATGATGAATGGGTTTATGAAGGAGAAACAGTAATTATCTCTTCAATTTTTGCGGATTTACAATTAACTGCTGCTCAAATTTTACATTGCTCTTAA
- a CDS encoding iron uptake porin gives MAAAEDAVNLSQTQNIATPTPETATVQSVSPVAMPAIATQADALDLMRRRQQLKTFNAVNKSEPSMAQVTSVSELRDVEPTAWAYEALKSLVERYGCIVGYPDRTFRGDRALSRWEFAAGLNACMNVMERLLQENVAVIREDIDKLKALAQQFEQELAALGARIDNLEVRTSYLEDHQFSTTTKLSGLVFMNLTNASAGGDIKVNATNLNVPLEFRSPGRDPATGQPIVSTQPNNAQTTLSFLTWLTLSTSFTGKDSLVTQLASGNGNSPANVYASAGMYNTFGVPFTDQTAGPNVGNNRSEVVIRELFYQFPATDNLDIVVGPRVNWYRYFDNNRFTFFLNGAGSFNSGGSSLLNAIDRGAGAVVSWKIIPELKLNVAYLGEADEFLPRPPFNTASDPQKGLFGGTNTTTAELSYAPTDNFNVRLLYNYSMIQALGGTIGGTTGEPLYGIADAGPGQGLDINPNDGGLKNSPANTFSVNFDWLITPGVGLFGRYTRGNTTLKPINQAVNANSFQVGLGFPDLGKEGAQGTLSYLVPFDVVAGQQYLVSNGGDGATQYEIEATYFYPINNNIAIVPNFLFIGRPNNFGSNPGIFISNVRLQYSF, from the coding sequence ATGGCTGCTGCTGAAGATGCTGTAAATTTATCTCAAACCCAAAATATTGCGACTCCGACCCCAGAAACGGCTACCGTTCAGAGCGTTTCTCCCGTAGCTATGCCGGCGATCGCCACTCAAGCGGATGCCTTGGATTTAATGCGTCGTCGTCAGCAACTTAAGACCTTTAATGCTGTCAATAAAAGCGAGCCAAGCATGGCTCAAGTAACCAGTGTTTCCGAACTACGGGATGTGGAACCGACCGCCTGGGCCTATGAAGCCTTAAAAAGTCTGGTGGAACGTTACGGTTGTATTGTCGGCTATCCTGATCGCACTTTTCGCGGCGATCGCGCCCTGTCTCGTTGGGAATTTGCGGCAGGTTTAAATGCCTGTATGAACGTGATGGAACGTTTGTTGCAAGAAAATGTAGCCGTGATTCGAGAAGATATTGATAAACTTAAAGCCCTAGCTCAACAATTTGAACAGGAATTAGCCGCCTTAGGAGCCAGAATTGATAACCTAGAAGTACGGACTTCCTATCTTGAAGATCATCAATTTTCTACCACCACTAAACTGTCGGGTTTAGTCTTTATGAACTTGACCAATGCCTCTGCTGGGGGGGACATTAAGGTCAATGCCACCAACTTAAACGTTCCCTTAGAGTTTCGTTCTCCTGGTCGGGATCCTGCCACGGGTCAACCCATCGTATCAACTCAACCCAACAACGCCCAGACAACCTTGAGTTTTCTGACCTGGCTAACCCTAAGCACCTCCTTTACTGGCAAAGATAGTCTTGTCACCCAATTGGCCTCAGGAAATGGTAACTCCCCTGCTAACGTCTATGCTTCAGCAGGGATGTACAACACCTTCGGGGTTCCCTTTACCGATCAAACGGCGGGGCCCAATGTTGGCAATAATCGCAGTGAAGTGGTCATCCGAGAATTGTTTTACCAGTTCCCGGCGACAGATAATCTCGACATTGTTGTCGGGCCAAGGGTCAATTGGTATCGCTATTTTGACAATAACCGTTTTACTTTCTTCCTGAATGGAGCCGGCAGTTTTAATTCGGGTGGTAGTAGTCTGCTGAATGCCATTGATCGCGGTGCGGGGGCAGTGGTTTCCTGGAAGATTATTCCAGAGTTAAAACTCAATGTTGCTTATTTAGGAGAAGCGGATGAATTTCTTCCCAGACCGCCTTTCAATACAGCGAGTGATCCCCAAAAAGGTTTATTTGGCGGTACTAATACCACAACGGCGGAGTTGAGCTACGCGCCAACCGATAACTTTAATGTCAGACTGTTGTACAACTACAGCATGATTCAAGCATTAGGCGGAACCATTGGTGGAACAACAGGAGAACCTCTGTATGGTATTGCTGATGCGGGGCCAGGGCAAGGACTAGATATTAATCCTAACGATGGTGGACTGAAAAACTCGCCCGCTAATACCTTTAGCGTTAACTTTGATTGGCTAATTACCCCTGGTGTGGGACTTTTTGGGCGTTATACCCGTGGCAATACCACTCTCAAACCGATTAATCAAGCAGTTAATGCCAATAGCTTCCAAGTGGGCTTGGGTTTCCCCGACCTGGGCAAAGAAGGTGCTCAAGGAACGCTGTCCTATCTTGTGCCCTTTGATGTGGTGGCAGGTCAGCAATATCTGGTTTCTAATGGCGGTGATGGGGCAACTCAATACGAAATTGAGGCAACCTATTTTTATCCCATTAACAATAATATTGCCATTGTTCCCAATTTCTTGTTTATTGGTCGTCCCAATAATTTTGGTAGTAATCCGGGTATTTTTATCAGCAATGTGCGCCTTCAGTATAGCTTCTAA